One region of Sulfurisphaera ohwakuensis genomic DNA includes:
- a CDS encoding class I SAM-dependent methyltransferase, translating into MICIKVEKNRAIDVISNFISDIFSIFTDGKYIYIEVNSNKKIEKYEVVDCSKIKKRTPRLSDLIPGVRSFYLIGDILLISPKKEVDTNLLSQIILKINPKVKTIFIRKKVEGELRINELKFIGGEYKTTTIYRENNINFFIDIAKVYVNPSLANERLELSKEIECNKYILDAFCGYGAFTLYLLLKCYYIVAGDLNIDGLYMLKKSLRLNKLRGYVDIVQYDASFLPFRDKAFNVIVADNPTMIVNFKEELCRIGDEIIFYVLAKNEKEAKEKLGGDRWVPVNDYSKDLRIFKGKVRC; encoded by the coding sequence ATGATATGCATAAAGGTAGAAAAAAATAGGGCAATAGATGTTATAAGTAATTTTATATCAGATATTTTTTCAATTTTTACAGATGGAAAATATATCTACATAGAAGTAAATTCCAATAAAAAAATAGAAAAATATGAAGTTGTAGATTGTTCAAAAATTAAAAAGAGAACACCCAGATTAAGTGATTTAATACCGGGAGTTAGAAGTTTTTATCTTATTGGTGATATTTTATTAATTTCGCCTAAAAAAGAGGTAGATACAAATCTATTAAGTCAAATAATACTTAAAATAAATCCTAAAGTAAAAACGATATTTATAAGAAAAAAAGTAGAAGGAGAGCTAAGAATAAATGAGCTGAAGTTTATTGGGGGCGAATATAAAACAACTACTATATATAGAGAAAATAATATAAATTTCTTTATTGATATTGCTAAAGTTTATGTAAATCCTAGTTTAGCGAATGAGAGATTAGAATTATCTAAAGAAATAGAGTGTAATAAATATATTTTAGACGCATTTTGTGGATATGGTGCATTTACCCTTTATTTACTTTTAAAATGTTATTACATTGTAGCTGGAGATTTAAATATTGACGGTCTTTATATGCTAAAGAAATCTTTAAGGCTTAATAAGTTACGTGGTTATGTTGATATTGTACAATATGATGCATCCTTTCTTCCTTTTAGAGATAAAGCTTTCAATGTTATAGTTGCTGATAATCCTACTATGATTGTTAATTTCAAAGAAGAGTTATGTAGAATTGGAGATGAGATAATATTCTATGTTTTAGCAAAAAATGAAAAAGAAGCAAAAGAGAAACTAGGTGGGGATAGATGGGTTCCAGTTAACGACTATTCTAAGGATCTGAGAATCTTCAAGGGGAAGGTCAGATGCTAA
- a CDS encoding YhbY family RNA-binding protein translates to MDGQEDTNYSIKQLIKKAKASHADVRIGKKGVTEEIINEIKRRLKEHKVVKIKIGIEVENRKEFARKIAELTEAKLIEVRGFTFILAKENDSN, encoded by the coding sequence GTGGATGGACAAGAAGATACAAATTACAGTATAAAACAACTAATAAAAAAAGCAAAAGCTAGTCATGCAGATGTAAGAATAGGTAAAAAAGGAGTAACAGAAGAAATTATAAATGAAATAAAAAGACGGCTAAAGGAACATAAAGTAGTTAAGATAAAAATAGGAATAGAAGTAGAAAATAGAAAAGAGTTTGCAAGAAAAATTGCTGAACTTACTGAGGCAAAACTTATTGAAGTAAGGGGATTTACATTTATTTTAGCGAAAGAAAATGATAGCAATTGA
- a CDS encoding ribonuclease P protein component 4, with amino-acid sequence MVRVKNVKMYKKRSLQLIRLAIELAKNNNIELARMYIKLALLYSRKLKFKIPIEYKRLFCRKCFTPLIIGITERRRIKNKVLVRTCLYCGWTRRYKLQYKTTNKKSKS; translated from the coding sequence ATGGTCAGAGTAAAAAATGTGAAGATGTATAAAAAGAGATCATTACAGCTCATAAGACTCGCAATTGAGCTTGCTAAAAATAATAATATAGAGCTCGCAAGAATGTATATAAAGCTTGCACTACTTTATTCAAGGAAATTAAAGTTTAAAATACCAATAGAGTACAAAAGATTATTTTGTAGAAAATGTTTTACTCCCCTTATCATTGGAATCACTGAAAGAAGAAGAATAAAAAATAAAGTCTTAGTAAGAACATGTTTATATTGTGGATGGACAAGAAGATACAAATTACAGTATAAAACAACTAATAAAAAAAGCAAAAGCTAG
- a CDS encoding DUF371 domain-containing protein, translating into MIAIDIVKAYGHNNVKATHRSTLEITKDNYLTPKGDCIIGINANKGAYDLSPEVKQLIKKGGYVYVIIKVNDMIDIIHGYGNENLTLENPNKIIIRKSNYTADNSTIMIKADKSAKDIKREIIKELKENKAELVTYILASDLPLEDSQILRIVVNWNPSIPT; encoded by the coding sequence ATGATAGCAATTGATATTGTTAAAGCATATGGACATAATAACGTAAAAGCTACCCATAGAAGTACACTAGAAATTACAAAAGATAATTATCTGACTCCTAAAGGAGATTGTATTATTGGAATAAATGCTAATAAAGGAGCATATGATCTTTCCCCAGAAGTAAAACAATTGATAAAGAAGGGTGGATATGTATATGTGATTATAAAGGTAAACGATATGATTGACATTATACATGGTTATGGTAATGAAAATTTAACTCTAGAAAATCCAAACAAAATAATTATTAGAAAATCTAATTATACAGCAGATAACTCAACAATTATGATTAAAGCGGATAAATCAGCTAAGGATATAAAAAGGGAAATAATCAAAGAACTTAAAGAAAATAAAGCTGAATTAGTGACTTATATTTTAGCATCTGACCTTCCCCTTGAAGATTCTCAGATCCTTAGAATAGTCGTTAACTGGAACCCATCTATCCCCACCTAG